The Patescibacteria group bacterium genomic sequence TTCATTGTAACTCATTGTAACTCGTAGTAACTTCTTGTAATTTATTGTATCGTGTTGCGTGTATCGTGAATCGTGAAGGCGGTCTTGACATCTGAAAGGATAAAAAGTATAATAAAGACACTTATACACAATAAAAACTGTTTATTATGAACATGGATGACCAACTCCAACAAATCACAGATTTAATCGAAAAAACCGGTGATAAAGCCATTGTCTTAAAAGAAAATAAGCCGGCTTATGTTTTGATGACTCTAAAAGACTATGAAAGGCTAATATTAGGCAAATATGAGGTAAAAGGCTTGACAGAAGAAGAGCTTTTGGATAAGATTAACCGCGAGATTGCTGTTTGGAGAAGCGGCCAGGAAAGACTAAAACAAGTTGAAGAAGAGGCGCCTTTGTTTGATGAACCCCTATCACCTGCCAGAGAACCATGGGGAGAACCATGGGACTTCTCGACGGCTCGATCTGATTTTGCCGACAAGTCAAACTTGAGGCCTTCGCTTGATTCTGACGAGCCTCGCTTTGAGAACAGATGGGATAAGGATGATGATGATTTTGAGGTGCCGTTTGATTTGGATGATGAAGACGACATGTTAGACGAAGACTCGGGGTCTCCGATTGATTCTGACGAATCTCGTTTTGAAGAGGATAAGTACTATGTGGAACCAATTAGATGACAACGAATCGGCACGAATAGGTGCACGAACTTCACTAATCACAAATCTAGGGTGAGAGGGGGATTTTACTTGTATTTTTTTTAAAAATGTGTTTGAATAAATAATAACCCACCTTCGCTCTCGCTCGAGCTTCGGCGGGTAAATAATAAATCTTAAAGAAATCCATGACGGCTGGATAAAACCCTGTACCAGTCGCTTCGCTCCGGTACGGGGCAGGCCCTTGATAAAACAAAGGGGGGCTTGCCCCGCACCATTCGAACGAAGTGAGAATTGGTGCGGGGGTCGTCGTAAGGAGATTAACAAAAAATGGCAGAAAAATTTGACAGAACAAAACCCCATATTAACATGGGAACCATTGGTCATGTGGACCACGGTAAAACCACTTTAACAAGTGCTATGCTTCAGGTTATTGATGCTACTGGCGGTAAAGCCAAGGTCGAAAAGTATGATGACATTGATAACGCGCCCGAAGAAAAAGAGCGCGGTATTACTATTGCCACTCATCACAGTGAATATGAAACTGGAAAATATCACTGTGCTCACGTGGACTGTCCGGGACATGCTGATTACATTAAAAACATGATTACTGGTGCGGCCCAAATGGACGGCGCTATTTTATTGGTTTCCGCTACTGACGGCCCGATGCCTCAAACCCGAGAGCATATTTTGTTAGCGCGTCAGGTTGGCGTGCCTTATATCATTGTTTTCATTAACAAAACTGATCAGTTAACTGGTTCAGATGATGAGAAAAAAGAAATGTTAGAACTGGTTGAAGAAGAAGTCAGAGATTTGCTTAAGAAATACGAATTCCCTGGTGATGAAATTCCTATTATCAAAGGCTCAGCTTTAAAAGCTATGGAAAATCCAACAGATGCGGAAGCCCAAAAGCCAATTCTGGAATTGCTTAAAGCTATTGATGAGTATATTCCAGAACCGGCGCGAGATGTTGATAAACCCTTTTTGATGCCGATTGAAGATATTTTCTCTATTGAGGGTCGGGGTACGGTTGTTACTGGCAGAATTGAGCGAGGCATTGTCAAGTTAAACGATGAAATGGAAATTGTTGGTCTAAAAGACACCCAAAAGACTATAATTACCGGGATAGAAATGTTTAATAAATCTTTAGATGAAGGTCGAGCTGGTGATAATGCGGGTATTTTGCTTAGGGGCACTAAAAAAGAAGAGGTTGAACGCGGCCAAGTTTTGGCCAAACCAGGCAGCAGTACTCCGCATACTGAATTTGAAGGCGAGATTTATATTTTAACCAAAGAAGAAGGTGGTCGTCATACCCCATTCTTTAAAGGTTATAAACCCCAGTTTTATATCAGAACCACTGATGTTACTGGTGATGTTGAATTGCCCGAAGGAACCGAGATGGTGATGCCTGGTGATACTGTAACTTTAAAGGTTAAACTTAATAGCCCAATTGCCTTGGAAGAAAAACAAAGATTTGCCATTCGTGAAGGTGGCCATACAGTCGGAGCCGGTGTAATTACCAAAATTATAAAATAAATAGGGGACGGTTCTATATAAGGGCCGTCCTTTAGGTAAATTTAATTTTTTTAGGGTTTATGTGTTTAAACTCCGAATTGTTAAATTGTTACATTGTCAGATTGCTTAGTCGCAACAATGTAGCAATTTAACAATGTAACAATGGTTAAAAGTTCAATTTACAAGATACCGGTGTTCGTATTAAGCGCGTAAATCCTAATTTTATAAATACTTTTGATATTAAAAATTTGATGACAGAAAAACAGACCTTGAAAAGTCAAACTCCTGCTCCTTCCGGGCAAAAGAAAGAAGAAGGAAGCGAGGAGGAAACAAAACAAAGGATTAGAATTAAAATCAAAGCCTTTGATCATAAGATTATTGATCAGTCAACAAGGATTATTATTGAGACTGCTGAACGTTCTGGCGCTCAAGTTGTCGGTCCTGTTCCCCTGCCAACAGAGAAGACTAAATATACAGTCTTGAAATCTTCTTTTGTTCATAAAGATTCTCGGGATCAGTACGAGACAAGGGTCCATAAGCGATTGCTTGATATTTTGGAGCCAACCCCAAAGACAATTGATGCTCTGACAAATTTGAATTTACCAAGCGGAGTGGATGTAGAGATAAAAATGTAAGACACTAATTGCTACGAATTTAGAACAAATGGCTACAAATTACAAATGGCTACGAATATTTTTATAGAAACTCCATTATTTTTCAGCCAATAAGATTCTCTTTTTTTAGAGAAAAACCTTGGTTAGGAAGATGATTGGATTTTGGAGAATAATTAATTTTATTTAAATAATTTTTAAAAACCAAAGAACTGAAAGTTGAGACATTTTGTCAGCTAGTTCTGGTTTTGGGCTAGTTTTTTTGTTTAACGCACGTTTAGAAATTATATGAAATTTATTCTAGGTAAAAAATTAGAGATGAGTCAGATTTTTGCGGATGATGGAACAGTTATTCCAGTGACAAAGATTCAGGCAGGACCGTGTACGGTGACACAGGTGAAAATTCAAGAAAAGGATGGCTACAAGGCTATTCAGGTTGGGTTTGGCGAGAAAAAGAGATTGAATAAACCGCTGGGCGGGCATTTGAAGGGTTTGTCCAATTCCCGACATTTAGTAGAATTTAGAGGTGATACTAATAAAACAAATGAAACCAATAAAACTAATTCTGATTTGAAGCGAGGGGATGTGATTACGGTTGGTGTTTTTGAACCGGGGGATAAAGTGAAAGTGACTGGGGTTTCTAAAGGAAAAGGTTTTCAGGGTGTTGTTAAACGACATGGATTTCACGGCAGTCCGGCTTCGCACGGGCATAAAGATCAGTTGCGAATGCCTGGTTCTATTGGCGCGACTGATCCGGCAAGGGTTTTTCCGGGAATGCGAATGCCTGGACGGATGGGCGGCGAGCAGGTGACAGTTACTAATTTGGAGATTGTTAAAATTGATAAAGATAAGAACCTGTTGTATATAAAAGGGGCGGTGCCGGGGGCGCGGAATAGGCTGCTGGAGATTAGCGGGGCGGGGGAGATGAAGATTGATGCTGGAGACGAGGGAAACGTTGGAGATAGTGAAGTTAATAAGGTTGATAAAGTTTCGGCCAAAGGCCGACCAGCCCTTGGCTGGAATAAAATAGTTAATAAAGAAAGTAAGGGAATAGAGAAATAAGAAACAAGGGAATGATGCGAATAGTGAGCTGGACTAATCGCCCGATTAGTACAGTGGTGGAAATAAAAAAAGCGGCACCGGACCCAAGAGATTTGAGTCGCGATGCCGATGGTTGAGATGAGTAAAATTCAGATAGGAGTCTCCTCTTGCTGGTTTATCTTTCTTACCAGCGATTCTAGGTGGTTTGTTTTTCTCACTACCGATTCTAGGCAGGCATATAAAAAACCAAACGCAAATATTACCACTGCCGCATAGAACACGATGAAAAAGAGGATACCCTCTTTGAAAAATAAGTCATTGATAGCTGATAGGACCATCAGGAATATAACCAGTGCTAATACGAACCAGAGCTCTTTCTTGTTCATGTTTCATACCTCCGATTGAAACGTTTGATGGTAATTTGCGATTTCTCATAACTCATTGTTTTTTATCATACCTAAAAACAAAAGTCAACCCCCAAATTTATAAAATATGGAAAATTAAGCTAAAATTAGCGTTTAATCACGATACACGATTCACATATCAAGATTCAAAATTACGAGAAATGGTTCGTGATATGTGACTCATGTATCGTGAAAATAAACCAATAAACCAATAAATCAATAAACAGGGCACGCATGCCAAAAGTTACTGTCTACAATCAAGAAGGAGTAATAGTTGGTTCGCAGGAATTAAGCGATGAAGTTTTTGGTATTAAGCCAAAGGTTGAGGTGGTGCATCAGGTAGTAGTAGGGATGATGGCGAATAAGCGGCAGGTTTTGGCTCATACCAAGGATAGGGGTGAGGTGCGCGGCGGCGGGAAAAAACCCTGGCGGCAGAAAGGCACTGGCCGGGCCAGACATGGCTCTATTCGCTCCCCTTTATGGGTTGGCGGCGGAGTGACGTTTGGTCCGACCAAAGAGCGGAATTTTAAAAAGAGAATAAATAAAAAGATGCGGCGGAAAGCGATTTTGATGTGTTTGTCGGATAGAGTGAATGATGATAAATTAGTTTTGTTAGATAAAATTAAGCTTGATGAGATTAAGACGAGACGGGTGGTTGAGTTAGTGGATAAACTAAGAAAGGTGTTTTATGGTGAAGGAGAAGTTAATAAAGTTTCGGCCAAAGGCCGACCAGCCCCTGGCTGGAATAAAGTTAATAAAGAAAAAGAAGTTCAGAAACAAGAAACTAGAAACAAGAAACTACCTCTCGGCCGTGCCTTCGGCTCTGAGGCTCAGGCTCGAAGAGAGCTTGAGGCCGAACGGGAGACTAAGGAATCTAACGAAAAGAAGACGACCAAAGAAAAATCGAAGAAGATTTTAATGTTGATTGATAAAAAGGACGAGAAAATTCAAAGGTCATGTCGGAATATTCCTTGGCTTTCGTGTATTCGGGCGCAGGATGTTAATGTCTTGGAAGTTTTGAGTAATGAATATATTTTGACATCAGTTAATGGGGTTAAGAAGATCGAAGAGATTTTTACGAAATAATTAATAATTTCGGCCAGAGGCCGACCAGCCATTGGCTGGGATAATTAATAATTTTTTAATAAATCAATAAAAGCGAAGCGCAATAAATTAAGCTTATGAGTATATTTAATAGATTCAAAAAACATAAGAAAGAAGAAAAAGAAATAGAGAAATTAAGGCCTTTGACAAGCTCAAATTCTGTTGAAAATAAAGAAACAAAGAGAGCGGATAAAAAGGAAGCCAAGGTTGGAGAAAAAACCGTTGCGCCGGAGAAGGCTTTGAAATTAAAGAAGCCAAGAAAGACCGAGTTGAAAAAGTTTGAAAATGTGCATAATGTTCTAGTTCGGCCGTTGGTGACCGAGAAAATTTCTAATCTGGGGATGTATAACCAGTATGCTTTTGAAGTTAAACCTAAAGCCAATAAAGTTCAAATAAAGAAAGCCATTGAGACTTATTATAATGTTCGGCCAGTCAAAGTGAATATAATAAATATACAGGGAAAAAATGTCAGATGGGGCCGGACTCGAGGCCGGACTCAAGATTCGAAAAAGGCGATAGTGACCTTAAGGCAAGGGGATAAGATTGAGGTGTATGAAGGGGTTTAAAACACGAATTGATACAAATTAAAAATAAATTATGGCAAATTATAAATAGGTAAAATAGATGATAGGCAGTTAATAGGGTTAATCCCTCGGCTTCACTCGGGACAGGTAAGATAGTTTCAGCCAGAGGCTTGAACCCAGGGGTACATCCGCCTTTGGAGGAGATCACCCCTTGGGTGAAATAAAGTTAATAAATTAATAAATGGTTAGTAAAAGTGAATAAAATAGTTAATAAAAACGTGTTGATATGGGGGATAATAAATAACTAAATGAAATAATAAATTGAGAACCTATGCCGGTTAAAGTATATAAACCCACAACTCCATCACGAAGAATGACCTCGGTTGTTGATACGAGTGATTTGACTCGTAAGCGGCCGGAGAAGTCTTTGGTTAGGATAAAGAAAATAAAATCTGGTAGAAACGCACAAGGAAAAATTACGGTTCGCCATCAAGGCGGCGGTGAAAAAAGATATTATCGGATTATTGATTTTTGTCAAGACAAATTAGATGTGGAATCAAGGGTTGAAGCCATTGAATATGATCCCAACCGGAATGCCAGGATTGCCCTTTTGATTGATGAAGACGGCGAAAAAAGATATATTATCGCCCCAACTGAATTAAAGGTTGGCGATAAAGTTGTTTCTTCAAACGAGAAGATAGAGATAAAACCAGGCAACAGAATGCCCTTGAAATATATTCCCACAGGAATGATGATTTATAATATTGAGTTGACCCCGGGCCGTGGAGCCCAGGTTGTGCGTAGTGGCGGCTCTTCCGCAGTCCTTCAGTCAATAGATGAAAAACAGGCCCAAGTTAAATTGCCGTCAAGTGAGATTCGTTTAATAGATGTTAAGGCGCGGGCGAGTATTGGCCAGGTTTCAAATCCAGATGCCAGGACAGTCCGAATTGGTAAAGCTGGCCGCAAGCGCCATATGGGAATCAGGCCAACAGTTCGCGGCAAGGCAATGAATCCAGTTGATCACCCGCATGGCGGCGGCGAGGGCGGTTCGCCGATTGGTTTAAAACATCCAAAAACGCCATGGGGCAAGCCAGCGTTGGGAGTGAAGACCAGGCGCAAGAATAAGTTTAGTAATAGGTTTATTGTTAAACGTAGGAAAAAACGTAAAAGATAATTCCCCATGATATCTCAAATTAGCTCTAATATCTCGGATAGTGAAAATAATTGATAATTAATAATTGATAATTGATAAATAATAATTGATAATTGGTGATAGTTGACAGTTCTTTTTAGGGGAGGCGCGAGATGAAATGGCAAGAAATAGTTGAAGAGGCGGATAGACTTATTGCGAATGGTGAATATTCAGAAGATGCGGAGAATTTGGCTATTGCGATAGGAGTAAGTGTTGAAGAGTTAAGAAATGCCTGGCAACTGGCGATGATGGCCGCTGGCGCGTTATTTGAGAGAGACGGCGAGGCGATTTAAGAGTTGATTTGTTGCTCTTTTTAAAGGAGGTGATATGAGATGGAGGAAGAGCGCATTGTTGATAAGGAAATGATTGATGATGGAGAGTTTGATGGCATAATAGCAGATATTTTAGATAGAATATCTGAAGATAAAATTTTTTCAGATGAGATTAATGGGATAGCCAGGAAGATAGACAGAATGCCGGAGGAGGTGCGGAATATTTTAAGAAGGGCCTCGGAACTGGTTGAAGATGCTTATGTCGCAAGTCTTACACCAGTGGAGTAGTCTTTGCGTTGAGTATCATAGTGTAATTTTGGAGGGTTTCTTCTTTGAGAAATCCTTCATTTCCAAGGTGATAAATAAAAGTGAATTTGTCGCCTTAGAGATGAGGATACAGGTTATGAGTTAGAGTGGTTAGATTGGTTATTGTTAATAGAGTTAATACAGTTGTTAATAAAGTTAATAAAAGTCGAGCCGAAGGCGAGGCGCAATAAATTAATAAATTAAAATATCATGTCTAGATCCCTAAAAAAAGGTCCATACGTTGACGAAAGGCTGCTATCAAAGATAGCCAAGATTAAACGTGGGGACAAAACAGTAATAAAGACCTGGTCGCGGGCTTGTACGATTACTCCAGAGATGGTAGGTTTTACCTTTGGAGTGCATAATGGTAAAGAACATATACCAGTATTGATGGTGGAGAATATGGTTGGACACAAGCTTGGTGAATTTGCAGCAACTAGAAAATTTGTTAAGCATGGCGGTAAGATGCAAAAAGATCAGGAAGAAGAGGCGGCAGCCAAGGAGAAAGAATCGTTGCAAAAAGAGAAGACCGTGGTTGAGAAGAAAGAAGAGAAATAATTGATAAATAATAGTTGATAATTATTGATAGCTGATTGTTAGTAGAGTTAATAGGATAGTTAATAAATCAATAAATTAATAAAGCGGATATTATTAAAGTAATATTCGTGGATGATGAATAAAATATTATATGGAAGTGAAAGCCAGTGCAAGATATATCAGAATGTCGCCGAAAAAGGTTCGGTTGGTGTTAGGTGTGGTTAAGGGAATGGATGCCGGGGAAGCCTTAGAGCAATTGAGATTTCTTAATAAAAGAGCAACTGGGCCAGTTATTAAACTTTTGAATTCAGCCGTTGCTAATGCTACCCATAACCTTGGTTTGGAAAAATCTAATTTATATATTAAAGAGATTGTTGCCGGCCTTGGTCCAACGCTTAAACGTTGGAAACCCCGAGCTTTTGG encodes the following:
- a CDS encoding type II toxin-antitoxin system Phd/YefM family antitoxin is translated as MNMDDQLQQITDLIEKTGDKAIVLKENKPAYVLMTLKDYERLILGKYEVKGLTEEELLDKINREIAVWRSGQERLKQVEEEAPLFDEPLSPAREPWGEPWDFSTARSDFADKSNLRPSLDSDEPRFENRWDKDDDDFEVPFDLDDEDDMLDEDSGSPIDSDESRFEEDKYYVEPIR
- the tuf gene encoding elongation factor Tu, with product MAEKFDRTKPHINMGTIGHVDHGKTTLTSAMLQVIDATGGKAKVEKYDDIDNAPEEKERGITIATHHSEYETGKYHCAHVDCPGHADYIKNMITGAAQMDGAILLVSATDGPMPQTREHILLARQVGVPYIIVFINKTDQLTGSDDEKKEMLELVEEEVRDLLKKYEFPGDEIPIIKGSALKAMENPTDAEAQKPILELLKAIDEYIPEPARDVDKPFLMPIEDIFSIEGRGTVVTGRIERGIVKLNDEMEIVGLKDTQKTIITGIEMFNKSLDEGRAGDNAGILLRGTKKEEVERGQVLAKPGSSTPHTEFEGEIYILTKEEGGRHTPFFKGYKPQFYIRTTDVTGDVELPEGTEMVMPGDTVTLKVKLNSPIALEEKQRFAIREGGHTVGAGVITKIIK
- the rpsJ gene encoding 30S ribosomal protein S10; this encodes MTEKQTLKSQTPAPSGQKKEEGSEEETKQRIRIKIKAFDHKIIDQSTRIIIETAERSGAQVVGPVPLPTEKTKYTVLKSSFVHKDSRDQYETRVHKRLLDILEPTPKTIDALTNLNLPSGVDVEIKM
- the rplC gene encoding 50S ribosomal protein L3 → MKFILGKKLEMSQIFADDGTVIPVTKIQAGPCTVTQVKIQEKDGYKAIQVGFGEKKRLNKPLGGHLKGLSNSRHLVEFRGDTNKTNETNKTNSDLKRGDVITVGVFEPGDKVKVTGVSKGKGFQGVVKRHGFHGSPASHGHKDQLRMPGSIGATDPARVFPGMRMPGRMGGEQVTVTNLEIVKIDKDKNLLYIKGAVPGARNRLLEISGAGEMKIDAGDEGNVGDSEVNKVDKVSAKGRPALGWNKIVNKESKGIEK
- the rplD gene encoding 50S ribosomal protein L4 yields the protein MPKVTVYNQEGVIVGSQELSDEVFGIKPKVEVVHQVVVGMMANKRQVLAHTKDRGEVRGGGKKPWRQKGTGRARHGSIRSPLWVGGGVTFGPTKERNFKKRINKKMRRKAILMCLSDRVNDDKLVLLDKIKLDEIKTRRVVELVDKLRKVFYGEGEVNKVSAKGRPAPGWNKVNKEKEVQKQETRNKKLPLGRAFGSEAQARRELEAERETKESNEKKTTKEKSKKILMLIDKKDEKIQRSCRNIPWLSCIRAQDVNVLEVLSNEYILTSVNGVKKIEEIFTK
- the rplW gene encoding 50S ribosomal protein L23, with protein sequence MSIFNRFKKHKKEEKEIEKLRPLTSSNSVENKETKRADKKEAKVGEKTVAPEKALKLKKPRKTELKKFENVHNVLVRPLVTEKISNLGMYNQYAFEVKPKANKVQIKKAIETYYNVRPVKVNIINIQGKNVRWGRTRGRTQDSKKAIVTLRQGDKIEVYEGV
- the rplB gene encoding 50S ribosomal protein L2; protein product: MPVKVYKPTTPSRRMTSVVDTSDLTRKRPEKSLVRIKKIKSGRNAQGKITVRHQGGGEKRYYRIIDFCQDKLDVESRVEAIEYDPNRNARIALLIDEDGEKRYIIAPTELKVGDKVVSSNEKIEIKPGNRMPLKYIPTGMMIYNIELTPGRGAQVVRSGGSSAVLQSIDEKQAQVKLPSSEIRLIDVKARASIGQVSNPDARTVRIGKAGRKRHMGIRPTVRGKAMNPVDHPHGGGEGGSPIGLKHPKTPWGKPALGVKTRRKNKFSNRFIVKRRKKRKR
- the rpsS gene encoding 30S ribosomal protein S19; this encodes MSRSLKKGPYVDERLLSKIAKIKRGDKTVIKTWSRACTITPEMVGFTFGVHNGKEHIPVLMVENMVGHKLGEFAATRKFVKHGGKMQKDQEEEAAAKEKESLQKEKTVVEKKEEK